Proteins co-encoded in one Corynebacterium lujinxingii genomic window:
- a CDS encoding HAD family hydrolase, producing the protein MKVAAFDFDGTLHHPPHGFDPAGIAAIDAWRQAGHLAISATGRSRTALARGMAGSGLEFDYQVLSNGASATDGANRELIFGHEISGDILRAVLAEFGHRDGLAIFGTTLGHTDGVFANTTARTHSFTAHFAPMRIDDIPHHQFAVIPLWVPDDAGLRAEVVSWATTLGSVEVAQNQDYIDLMAPGRSKGSGIQELFGVLGIDRADVELYTFGDSWNDLTMHAFADHSHSFRHSPADVQAATDHVIGSVSEVLGGYM; encoded by the coding sequence ATGAAGGTAGCGGCGTTCGACTTCGATGGCACTCTCCACCACCCTCCCCACGGGTTCGATCCCGCGGGCATCGCCGCGATAGATGCCTGGCGTCAAGCCGGGCATCTTGCCATTTCTGCCACCGGCCGCTCCCGTACGGCTCTTGCCCGCGGCATGGCTGGCAGCGGGCTTGAGTTCGATTATCAGGTGCTGTCCAACGGCGCGTCCGCCACCGACGGCGCGAACCGCGAACTCATCTTCGGGCACGAAATCTCCGGGGACATTTTGCGCGCCGTACTCGCTGAGTTTGGCCACCGCGACGGCCTCGCCATCTTCGGCACCACGCTCGGCCACACTGACGGTGTCTTCGCCAACACCACCGCCCGCACCCACTCATTCACCGCGCACTTCGCGCCCATGCGTATCGACGACATCCCCCACCACCAGTTCGCCGTCATCCCCCTTTGGGTCCCCGACGATGCCGGCTTGCGTGCCGAGGTCGTTTCCTGGGCCACCACGCTCGGCTCGGTCGAGGTCGCCCAAAACCAGGACTACATCGACTTGATGGCGCCGGGGCGGTCAAAAGGCTCCGGGATCCAGGAGCTCTTCGGCGTACTCGGCATCGACCGGGCGGACGTGGAGCTCTACACCTTCGGCGATTCCTGGAACGACCTCACAATGCACGCTTTTGCCGACCACTCACATTCGTTCCGCCACTCGCCTGCCGACGTGCAGGCGGCGACCGACCACGTCATCGGGTCGGTATCGGAGGTGTTGGGCGGGTACATGTGA
- a CDS encoding PspC domain-containing protein gives MASNTSLRHMWQTRPRRIPKDQGGKAVFGGVCTGFGARYGHDPVAVRIAFVLTGFVFGGGIFAYLLCWLLMPRIGETASPGRAIMVPKNTLTPAERKDRRTAWWLILGPIIFVPTAHEAGDSRITLGGFVVFLLLWFVAYASHPEPPQSLDDDLVWRNNQTRR, from the coding sequence ATGGCTAGCAACACATCCCTGCGGCACATGTGGCAAACCCGCCCGCGGCGCATCCCAAAAGACCAGGGCGGCAAAGCCGTGTTCGGCGGCGTGTGCACCGGCTTCGGCGCGCGCTACGGCCACGATCCGGTCGCGGTGCGCATCGCGTTCGTCCTCACCGGATTCGTCTTCGGCGGCGGCATCTTCGCCTACCTGCTGTGCTGGTTGCTCATGCCGCGCATCGGCGAGACAGCAAGCCCTGGCAGGGCCATCATGGTGCCGAAAAACACCCTCACCCCCGCCGAGCGCAAGGACCGCCGTACGGCGTGGTGGCTCATCCTCGGGCCGATCATCTTCGTGCCCACCGCGCACGAGGCTGGCGACAGCCGCATCACCCTCGGCGGCTTCGTCGTCTTCCTGCTGCTCTGGTTCGTCGCCTACGCCAGCCACCCCGAGCCGCCGCAGTCGCTTGACGACGACCTCGTGTGGCGCAACAACCAAACCAGGAGGTAA
- a CDS encoding AMIN-like domain-containing (lipo)protein encodes MLRISGSLRATLAGVCLATIATCTACSIPGGGTDETVASSLSGGGQRVEPLGTADPSPKSLRPSAPSELVVTGVRVGAHEGFDRVVVDLEGTGDPGWFVDYTSTPMQETVAQPLKVAGNAFLNINVDGTVYPFELGKDPDVPVKMAGDTGNVIDVISAGTYEGRSQVVVGLRSALPYSVQVLEDPKRVVVDIVQN; translated from the coding sequence ATGCTTCGAATTTCCGGTTCCCTTCGTGCGACGCTTGCGGGCGTGTGCTTGGCGACGATCGCCACCTGCACCGCCTGCAGCATCCCCGGCGGTGGAACCGACGAGACGGTGGCCAGCAGCCTGTCGGGTGGCGGGCAACGCGTGGAGCCGCTCGGCACGGCTGACCCGTCGCCGAAGTCGTTGCGCCCGTCCGCCCCGTCGGAACTGGTGGTCACCGGTGTGCGCGTCGGTGCCCACGAGGGTTTCGACCGCGTGGTGGTGGACCTGGAGGGCACCGGCGACCCGGGCTGGTTTGTCGACTACACCTCCACCCCGATGCAGGAGACTGTCGCCCAGCCGCTGAAGGTGGCGGGCAACGCGTTTTTGAACATCAACGTCGACGGCACCGTCTACCCGTTTGAACTCGGCAAAGACCCGGACGTGCCGGTAAAGATGGCGGGCGATACCGGCAACGTCATCGACGTCATCAGCGCCGGCACCTACGAGGGCCGCAGCCAGGTCGTGGTCGGCCTGCGCTCCGCCCTGCCCTACTCGGTGCAGGTGCTCGAGGACCCGAAGCGCGTGGTCGTCGACATCGTTCAGAACTAG
- a CDS encoding methionine ABC transporter ATP-binding protein → MATTGTRIEFRNVSKVFKSKEREVKAVDDVTLTVEPGEILGVIGYSGAGKSTLVRLINGLDMPTSGELLLDGTNVVGMSERKLRDIRRNVGMIFQQFNLFSSRTAAGNIEYPLKLAGVEKKERARRVEELLEFVGLSERGSNYPEQLSGGQKQRVGIARALATNPSLLLADEATSALDPETTQEVLAVLRRVNEELGITIVVITHEMDVIRSIADKVAVMEDGRVVEYGSVYDVFADPQTDVAKRFAATSLRNRPDEVERAELLAKPGRLFTVDLTEDSGFFGAAEAARERGVAIEPVHAGITTLQERSFGKMTVRLNGDNAAINQFLSTLQATTEIEEITR, encoded by the coding sequence ATGGCAACAACCGGCACCCGGATTGAGTTCCGGAACGTTTCCAAGGTTTTCAAGAGCAAAGAGCGCGAGGTCAAGGCCGTCGACGACGTCACCCTGACCGTCGAGCCAGGTGAAATCCTCGGCGTCATCGGCTATTCGGGTGCTGGCAAGTCCACGCTTGTCCGCCTCATCAACGGCCTCGACATGCCCACCTCGGGCGAATTGCTTCTCGACGGCACCAACGTCGTCGGCATGTCCGAGCGCAAACTGCGCGACATCCGCCGCAACGTCGGCATGATCTTCCAGCAGTTCAACCTCTTTTCCTCCCGCACCGCCGCCGGCAACATCGAATACCCGCTGAAGCTGGCCGGTGTGGAGAAAAAGGAGCGCGCCCGCCGCGTCGAGGAACTCCTCGAGTTCGTCGGCCTCTCCGAGCGCGGCTCGAACTACCCGGAGCAGCTCTCCGGCGGCCAGAAGCAGCGCGTCGGCATCGCCCGCGCGCTGGCGACCAACCCGTCGCTTCTGCTTGCCGACGAAGCCACCTCCGCCCTCGACCCCGAGACCACCCAAGAGGTGCTCGCGGTCCTGCGCCGCGTCAACGAGGAGCTCGGCATCACCATCGTGGTGATCACCCACGAGATGGATGTCATCCGCTCCATCGCCGACAAGGTCGCCGTGATGGAGGACGGCCGCGTGGTGGAGTACGGCAGCGTCTACGACGTGTTCGCCGACCCGCAGACCGACGTGGCCAAGCGCTTCGCAGCCACCAGCCTGCGCAACCGCCCCGACGAGGTCGAGCGTGCCGAACTGCTGGCGAAACCCGGCCGCCTGTTCACCGTGGACCTCACCGAGGATTCTGGCTTCTTCGGCGCCGCCGAGGCCGCGCGCGAGCGTGGTGTGGCGATCGAGCCGGTGCACGCCGGCATCACCACCTTGCAGGAGCGTTCCTTCGGCAAGATGACGGTGCGCCTCAACGGCGACAACGCCGCCATCAACCAGTTTTTGTCCACGCTGCAGGCCACCACCGAGATTGAGGAGATCACCCGATGA
- a CDS encoding MetQ/NlpA family ABC transporter substrate-binding protein — translation MRTKRYLAAVAATALAATSLVACSSETDSSASNGDGDAVTVKIGTTDADQKAWSVFADEAQKAGIDLDIMRFTEYPQVNPAQVEGQIEISKFQTINYQAQYNATAGEDLRIIGSGEINILGLYWKDHDSLDGIEGTEVAIPNDPSNQGRAINVLVQAGLVKVREGAPKLMPTPADIDKEASKVEVVAVDASQTPNAYNEGRPAIINNNWLARAGIDPASSVAADDPNSELAEPYINVFTVSGDDLDNETYAKLVDVWQSEEVTAALNEDSNGTAVQVQRSKEDLNEILDRLVEEYK, via the coding sequence ATGCGTACCAAGCGTTACCTGGCGGCAGTGGCCGCCACCGCCCTCGCGGCGACGTCGTTGGTGGCTTGCTCGTCGGAGACGGATTCGTCGGCAAGCAATGGCGACGGCGATGCCGTGACCGTCAAGATCGGCACCACCGACGCCGACCAGAAGGCCTGGAGCGTGTTCGCTGACGAGGCGCAGAAGGCTGGCATCGATCTGGACATCATGCGGTTCACCGAGTACCCGCAGGTCAACCCGGCGCAGGTCGAGGGCCAGATTGAGATCTCGAAGTTCCAGACCATCAACTACCAGGCCCAGTACAACGCCACCGCCGGCGAGGACCTGCGCATCATCGGCTCCGGCGAGATCAACATCCTCGGCCTGTACTGGAAGGATCACGACTCCCTCGACGGCATCGAGGGCACCGAGGTCGCCATCCCGAACGACCCGTCCAACCAGGGCCGCGCCATCAACGTGCTGGTCCAGGCCGGCTTGGTCAAGGTGCGCGAAGGCGCGCCGAAGCTGATGCCGACCCCGGCGGACATCGACAAGGAGGCCTCCAAGGTCGAGGTCGTCGCAGTCGACGCCTCCCAGACGCCGAACGCCTACAACGAGGGCCGCCCGGCGATCATCAACAACAACTGGCTGGCGCGCGCGGGCATCGACCCGGCCTCCTCCGTGGCCGCGGACGACCCGAACTCGGAGCTGGCGGAGCCGTACATCAACGTCTTCACCGTCTCTGGTGATGACCTGGACAACGAGACGTACGCCAAGCTGGTCGACGTCTGGCAGTCTGAGGAAGTCACCGCGGCGCTCAACGAGGACTCCAACGGCACCGCCGTGCAGGTCCAGCGCTCCAAGGAGGACCTCAACGAGATCCTCGACCGACTCGTGGAGGAGTACAAGTAG
- a CDS encoding MetQ/NlpA family ABC transporter substrate-binding protein, with the protein MRIKRTLATVAAAALATTGLVACSNESEDNATTTAAEGENTTIKIGTTEADQEAWTVFKDLAADNGIELDIVQFSDYSPVNEALAQGELDVNKFQHIKYLAEYNQSAGKDLRVVGSTEIVPLALFWKDHDSLDGIEGESVAIPNDPSNQGRAINVLVQAGLLTLSDNVADELAPTPSDIDKDASKVTVTPVDASQTPNAYNEGRPAIINNTWLDRAGIEPGLAVFEDDPNSEEAEPYINVFAARSEDIDDETLNKLVELWQTPEVEEAVAKDSKGTSVPVYRDKSELNDILDRLQDK; encoded by the coding sequence ATGCGTATCAAGCGCACCCTCGCAACCGTGGCCGCAGCCGCTCTGGCGACCACCGGCCTGGTCGCCTGCTCCAACGAATCTGAGGACAACGCCACCACTACCGCCGCAGAGGGCGAGAACACCACCATCAAGATCGGCACCACCGAGGCCGACCAGGAAGCGTGGACGGTGTTTAAAGACCTCGCGGCCGACAACGGCATCGAGCTCGACATCGTGCAGTTCTCCGACTACTCCCCGGTCAACGAGGCACTCGCACAGGGCGAGCTGGACGTGAACAAGTTCCAGCACATCAAGTACCTCGCCGAGTACAACCAGTCCGCGGGCAAGGACCTGCGCGTCGTCGGCTCCACCGAGATCGTCCCGCTGGCGCTGTTCTGGAAGGACCACGACTCCCTCGACGGCATTGAGGGCGAGTCCGTCGCCATCCCGAACGACCCGTCCAACCAGGGCCGCGCCATCAACGTGCTGGTCCAGGCTGGCCTGCTCACCCTGAGCGACAACGTCGCGGATGAGCTGGCGCCGACCCCGTCGGACATCGACAAGGACGCCTCCAAGGTCACCGTCACCCCGGTCGACGCGTCCCAGACGCCGAACGCCTACAACGAGGGTCGCCCGGCGATCATCAACAACACCTGGCTGGACCGCGCCGGCATCGAGCCGGGCCTGGCCGTGTTCGAAGACGACCCGAACTCCGAGGAGGCCGAGCCGTACATCAACGTCTTCGCGGCCCGCTCCGAGGACATTGACGACGAAACCCTGAACAAGCTGGTCGAGCTCTGGCAGACCCCGGAGGTCGAGGAAGCCGTGGCAAAGGACTCCAAGGGCACCTCGGTTCCGGTCTACCGCGACAAGAGCGAGCTCAACGACATCCTCGACCGTCTGCAGGACAAGTAA
- a CDS encoding Y-family DNA polymerase: protein MRTAALWFPDWPVQAVKLESGDELAEPVAIAAHHRIKVCSQGAREVGVRRGMKVRNAQAAAPELTVVDDNPDRDGRMFAALAAGLDDVAASVEVLRPGLIVADLAAAGKFHGSEDKALEMLIDAASRRGIDALAGAADEIATAVIAARSSQVVAPGESKAFLETQSLGVLVAEEALGADTGTVKALGQLGIATLGQLASLPPAAMTTRFGQPGMLIHRIAAAAPDRRVAPEIPVEDLAVAITPEDPIERVDAAAFAARALAASLHERLKEAGHNCLRLKVTAELGDGTRVERVWRTREALTEAATADRVRWQLDGWLTGGGAGEITSLILEPLELAAPEPVGELWADGASTDTARRVVERVQSQLGIEAVVQPRLVGGRGVAERVQMVPFGEAGPSADTHAWPGAIPAPLPARLGGGIDHPASRISLIDDTAQPIIVTAEALLSAAPYAMAWGERRFLVTGWAGPWPVDEGWWTQSDIPAGRLARMQVVGREGGPDGAVTGWLLVWSRRSWRVEAVY, encoded by the coding sequence ATGAGGACCGCCGCGCTGTGGTTTCCGGACTGGCCCGTGCAGGCGGTGAAATTGGAGTCCGGCGACGAGTTGGCGGAGCCTGTCGCCATCGCTGCGCACCACCGCATCAAGGTGTGCTCGCAGGGTGCCCGCGAGGTCGGTGTGCGCCGCGGGATGAAGGTGCGCAACGCCCAGGCCGCCGCCCCGGAGTTGACGGTGGTGGACGACAACCCGGACCGCGACGGGCGCATGTTCGCAGCCCTTGCGGCGGGGCTCGACGACGTCGCGGCAAGTGTGGAGGTACTGCGCCCGGGGCTCATCGTCGCTGACTTGGCTGCGGCCGGGAAATTTCACGGCAGCGAGGACAAAGCTCTCGAGATGCTTATCGACGCCGCCTCGCGCCGCGGCATCGACGCCCTCGCCGGCGCCGCCGACGAGATCGCCACCGCCGTGATCGCGGCACGCTCGTCGCAGGTGGTGGCGCCGGGGGAGTCGAAAGCGTTTCTGGAAACGCAGTCGCTCGGTGTGCTCGTCGCCGAGGAGGCGCTCGGCGCGGACACCGGCACCGTCAAGGCGCTGGGACAGTTGGGCATTGCCACCCTCGGCCAGTTGGCGTCGCTGCCCCCGGCGGCGATGACCACTCGCTTCGGCCAGCCCGGCATGCTCATCCACCGCATCGCCGCGGCCGCGCCGGACCGCCGGGTCGCCCCCGAGATCCCGGTGGAGGACCTCGCCGTGGCGATCACCCCGGAGGATCCCATCGAGCGTGTCGACGCCGCCGCGTTTGCCGCCCGCGCCCTCGCCGCAAGCCTGCACGAGCGGCTCAAAGAGGCCGGCCACAACTGCCTGCGGCTGAAAGTGACGGCGGAACTCGGCGACGGTACCCGCGTCGAGCGCGTCTGGCGCACCCGCGAAGCGCTGACCGAGGCCGCCACCGCCGACCGCGTGCGCTGGCAACTCGACGGCTGGCTCACCGGCGGCGGCGCCGGCGAAATCACAAGTCTCATCCTCGAACCACTCGAACTCGCCGCGCCTGAACCCGTCGGCGAATTATGGGCCGACGGCGCATCCACCGACACCGCCCGCCGCGTGGTGGAGCGCGTCCAGTCCCAGCTCGGCATCGAAGCCGTCGTCCAGCCGCGGCTCGTCGGCGGGCGCGGCGTGGCAGAGCGGGTGCAGATGGTGCCGTTCGGGGAGGCGGGGCCATCTGCAGATACGCATGCGTGGCCCGGCGCCATCCCCGCGCCACTGCCCGCGCGCCTCGGCGGCGGCATCGACCACCCGGCCTCGCGCATTTCGCTTATCGACGACACCGCGCAGCCCATCATCGTCACCGCCGAGGCCCTGCTCTCGGCAGCCCCGTACGCGATGGCATGGGGTGAGCGGCGCTTCCTGGTCACCGGGTGGGCAGGGCCCTGGCCCGTGGACGAGGGATGGTGGACGCAAAGCGACATACCCGCGGGAAGGCTCGCGCGCATGCAGGTCGTCGGCCGCGAAGGTGGGCCCGACGGCGCTGTGACCGGGTGGCTGCTCGTGTGGAGCCGCCGCAGCTGGCGCGTGGAGGCGGTGTATTAG
- a CDS encoding sucrase ferredoxin, translating to MQQLPCSDVEVEPLPGTAKPGSTYVLFEWPEAWPRDVLGDNALGSELTPNIAAHLDEYDASILLIRHPTREGRDIDDHHLYLVFADEGVTEVLHVDGPEAILDLDLSGPGKNGADTRERPLLLICTHAKRDVCCAVKGRPVVNELHKRHPFGPGNDVVWETSHIKGHRFAPTMLLMPWAYSFGRMNVEATDAMLAAATRGRYFVPGNRGRGTLGPVEQAAEIAVATEIAGARYGEFDVAPARIDDTTATVQVTASDAAYTVTLERRPVSGIVDSCGKEPKDGEAWVAVEVRRA from the coding sequence ATGCAACAATTGCCCTGCTCAGATGTTGAGGTCGAACCGCTTCCGGGAACCGCGAAACCCGGCTCCACCTACGTCCTCTTCGAGTGGCCGGAAGCATGGCCGCGGGACGTGTTGGGCGATAACGCGCTTGGTAGCGAACTCACGCCGAACATCGCCGCGCACCTCGACGAATACGACGCATCGATCCTGCTCATCCGCCACCCAACAAGGGAGGGGCGCGATATCGACGACCACCACCTCTATCTCGTCTTCGCCGACGAAGGCGTCACGGAGGTTCTCCACGTCGACGGGCCCGAGGCGATTTTGGACCTCGACCTTTCTGGGCCCGGCAAAAACGGCGCGGACACCCGCGAGCGTCCCCTGCTGCTGATCTGTACCCACGCCAAGCGCGACGTGTGCTGCGCGGTCAAGGGCCGCCCCGTGGTCAACGAGCTGCACAAGCGCCACCCGTTCGGCCCTGGCAACGACGTGGTGTGGGAAACCTCGCACATCAAGGGCCACCGCTTCGCACCGACGATGCTGCTCATGCCGTGGGCGTACAGTTTCGGACGCATGAACGTCGAGGCCACCGACGCGATGCTCGCAGCCGCCACCCGCGGCCGCTACTTCGTGCCCGGCAACCGCGGGCGCGGCACCCTCGGCCCGGTGGAGCAGGCCGCCGAGATCGCCGTGGCCACCGAGATCGCCGGCGCGCGCTACGGGGAGTTCGACGTGGCCCCCGCGCGTATCGACGACACCACCGCCACCGTTCAAGTCACCGCCTCCGACGCGGCGTACACGGTCACGCTGGAGCGGCGCCCGGTCTCCGGCATTGTGGATTCCTGTGGCAAGGAGCCGAAGGACGGCGAGGCCTGGGTGGCCGTCGAGGTGCGCCGGGCCTGA
- a CDS encoding methionine ABC transporter permease produces the protein MTSGTTEFLLAEPNWDNLGPTFLEAIGDTLWMVAITMVVGGFFGLLLGMLLYTTRPGGILRNNVVYTLVNVAVNFFRPIPFIIMIAMLYPLTLEVVGTTIGRAAATFVMCFSATFTVARIVEQNLVAIDPGVIEAARSMGAGPWKIITSVILPEALGPLILGYTFIFIAVIDMSAMAGYIGGGGVGDFAIVYGYRAFEPQVTWAAVLVIVVIVQLAQFLGNWLSKKVMRR, from the coding sequence ATGACTTCAGGCACCACCGAGTTCCTGCTCGCCGAGCCGAACTGGGACAACCTCGGCCCCACCTTCCTCGAGGCAATCGGCGACACCTTGTGGATGGTCGCGATCACCATGGTCGTCGGCGGCTTCTTCGGCCTGCTGCTGGGCATGCTTCTCTACACCACCCGCCCGGGCGGCATCCTGCGTAACAACGTGGTCTACACCCTGGTCAACGTGGCGGTGAACTTCTTTAGGCCCATCCCGTTCATCATCATGATCGCGATGCTCTACCCGCTGACCCTCGAGGTCGTGGGCACGACCATCGGCCGCGCCGCGGCAACCTTCGTGATGTGCTTCTCCGCCACCTTCACCGTGGCCCGCATCGTGGAGCAAAACCTGGTGGCCATCGACCCCGGTGTGATCGAGGCTGCGCGCTCCATGGGCGCAGGCCCCTGGAAGATCATCACCTCCGTGATCCTGCCGGAGGCGCTGGGTCCCTTGATCCTGGGCTACACCTTCATCTTCATCGCAGTGATCGACATGTCCGCCATGGCCGGCTACATCGGCGGCGGCGGTGTGGGCGACTTCGCCATCGTCTACGGCTACCGCGCCTTCGAACCCCAGGTCACCTGGGCGGCCGTGCTGGTCATCGTCGTCATCGTGCAGCTCGCTCAGTTCCTGGGCAACTGGCTGTCGAAGAAGGTCATGCGCCGGTAA
- a CDS encoding FAD/NAD(P)-binding protein: MGASIAIVGAGPRGISITERIAAFLNERGGQPLTLHIIDDAQLGAGRIWDTTQTRTLCMNTLAGAVTLFTEPGATVTAPVLQGPTMFEWLQTPDAPESFAEEIRDTRPESNPSRALYGEYLRWVWKVALAQLPDNVEVIEHHARAVSLEGDALLLDDDTVIHVDATVLATGWVVPAPSPEQEKFAASGLTYIPADNPVEQDVSRIGAGERLLVRGMGMGFFDLMALTTINRGGRFVEDASTRSGLHYEASGEEPHFVVTSGRGYPYLPKSEYHSLPPKADLSRLRAAIEVSTAPVSFGRDLWPALARDAYAEYYRVLARVRPEALKAPLDEILAAIDAADLSAAASADDIAPVARALTDTTANLSDEPFDMAFWIDPLAGTADLTLDELQRHITDDMARDIDEAVAAWDSPLKAGLWAISAGRKPSAIATENDRGPRERALSQYMAFGQMVGSGPPLFRTRELLALADAGLVTFVGPAPVVDTSDDEYVATSHGRTTTATALADAFLPSPDIRNAVDPLSRSLIDAARVRPFNCTASPETDDATRRAVHPDGTLDARLHIVGIPTGSQWADTTISPMPGTDPLMLQETDKTALSLLTQAGVL, translated from the coding sequence GTGGGAGCATCGATCGCCATTGTCGGCGCAGGCCCACGCGGCATTTCGATCACCGAACGCATCGCCGCCTTTCTCAACGAGCGCGGCGGTCAACCGCTCACCCTGCACATCATCGACGACGCCCAACTCGGCGCCGGCCGCATCTGGGACACCACCCAAACGCGCACGCTGTGCATGAACACCCTCGCCGGCGCCGTGACCTTGTTCACCGAGCCTGGTGCGACCGTCACCGCCCCCGTACTCCAGGGCCCGACCATGTTTGAGTGGCTGCAAACCCCGGACGCGCCGGAGTCATTCGCCGAGGAAATCCGCGACACCCGCCCCGAGTCCAACCCGTCGCGCGCCCTGTACGGCGAGTACTTGCGCTGGGTGTGGAAGGTCGCGCTCGCACAACTCCCCGACAACGTGGAAGTGATCGAGCACCACGCCCGCGCAGTGTCGCTCGAAGGGGACGCACTTTTGCTTGACGACGACACCGTCATCCACGTCGACGCTACCGTGCTGGCCACCGGCTGGGTCGTGCCCGCCCCATCGCCAGAACAGGAGAAGTTCGCCGCATCCGGCCTCACGTACATCCCCGCCGACAATCCGGTGGAGCAGGATGTGTCCCGCATCGGCGCCGGCGAACGACTGCTGGTACGCGGCATGGGCATGGGCTTTTTCGACCTCATGGCGCTGACCACCATCAACCGGGGCGGGCGGTTCGTCGAGGACGCCTCGACCCGCTCTGGCCTGCACTACGAGGCGTCCGGCGAGGAGCCACATTTCGTGGTCACCTCCGGGCGCGGCTACCCCTACCTGCCGAAGTCGGAGTACCACTCGCTGCCGCCGAAGGCCGACCTGTCGCGCCTGCGCGCAGCCATCGAAGTCTCCACCGCACCGGTGTCCTTCGGCCGCGACCTGTGGCCCGCGCTCGCCCGCGACGCCTACGCCGAGTACTACCGGGTCCTCGCCCGCGTGCGCCCGGAAGCACTGAAGGCGCCGCTCGACGAGATCCTCGCCGCCATCGACGCCGCGGACCTGAGCGCAGCTGCCAGCGCCGATGACATCGCACCGGTCGCCCGCGCGCTCACCGACACCACCGCGAACCTTTCCGACGAGCCGTTCGACATGGCGTTCTGGATCGACCCGCTCGCCGGCACGGCGGACCTGACGCTCGACGAGTTGCAGCGGCACATCACCGACGACATGGCGCGGGATATCGACGAGGCCGTCGCCGCCTGGGACTCCCCACTCAAGGCCGGGCTGTGGGCGATCTCCGCTGGCCGCAAGCCGAGCGCGATCGCCACGGAAAACGACCGCGGGCCCCGCGAACGGGCACTGTCGCAGTACATGGCGTTCGGGCAGATGGTCGGCTCGGGCCCACCGCTGTTCCGCACCCGCGAGCTGCTCGCGCTTGCCGACGCGGGCCTGGTGACATTTGTGGGCCCTGCGCCGGTCGTCGATACGAGCGACGACGAATACGTGGCCACCAGCCACGGGCGCACCACCACCGCCACCGCGCTTGCCGACGCCTTCCTGCCCTCCCCCGACATCCGCAACGCCGTCGACCCGCTGAGCCGCTCGCTTATCGACGCCGCCCGCGTCCGCCCGTTTAACTGCACCGCCTCCCCGGAAACCGACGACGCCACCCGCCGCGCCGTCCACCCCGACGGCACGTTGGATGCGCGCTTGCACATCGTCGGCATCCCGACTGGCTCGCAGTGGGCGGACACGACGATCTCGCCGATGCCGGGCACTGACCCGCTCATGCTGCAGGAAACGGATAAAACGGCGCTATCGCTGCTCACCCAGGCGGGCGTGCTCTAG